The window AGTTAGGATTGTTGTACAGAATGGTGGACATGCCTACAATTGTTAGTATAGTTATTTCTGTGAGTTATGATTAATATACTACGCAGGAAGCCCATCTGATATTAATTCAAACTTCCTGCCCTTTGTTGACCACATGATGTTATAGCCTGACGGGGTAAGAAGTACCAATTACAAAATCTTAAAGATAAGGGATCAATGTAAAAGTGGAAAGGTTAGATACATTTAGAAAATCCTAAACGAGACTGCTCTGTTGATCTGCAACGATTTAACTGCTAAAACATAGTCTATTTCAACCTTTTAGTAAAATATGCTCTGATTTGGAGGATTCTTGGTCCATGGTAATTCGTTGTTGGCTTATCAGTTTTGCCACAGCTATTTGTGACTGAGATTTTTTACTTTACAAGGCTTTCTTTATCTCTTGAACCAATGCATTCTATCTAGGGAAGACGTATTGACTTGGATATTACACTTTGAGAGGTATTTGTAGttgttaaatatttcattatatcGTTTTAACTGGTCTCTATAGGTAGGTGCTGCAGACTATATTGCCTTGGCCAAAAACTACCACACTGTCTTCATATCCAACATTCCAATAATGAGTATGCGCATCCGTGACAAGGTATGAGCAAGCGGTTTTTTCAATATCGTTCATTTGATCTTAATGAAGCTTCAAATCTCAATCTGGCAAATGTTACCAGCCTCAGTGGCTAAATGCAATTTTAAGTGAGCATATTGTACTGGCAGCATGCCCTTGGTAATTTGCATGCATATTTAATTGAAAGCTCTCTCTGGCCTTTGACACCTTTGAAGCATAATATTGAATATCTTTCGTTCTGCCACCATTTATACTCATTTTAAGCTTAATGAATTGCCTTTTCTCAGGCTCGGCGGTTCATCACTCTCATCGATGAGCTATACAATCACCATTGCTGCCTATTTTGCTTGGCAGCTACGTCAATTGAGGACTTATTTCAAGGGACTGAAGAGGGTGCGCTTTTTGATTTGGAGAGGTGATTGTTCCTCCTGTGTTTGGATTGAAcgttgcttttttttttctttctttttttaggaGAAACTCTGAATGTGAAGGCTGCCATTAAGTACCATCTTCATTTTTAGATGTTTCCACTTTTAAGTGAACTTTCTAACTTCAGCTCGATTATATTGATTTGTCAAAGTATGTACTTCAATCAGGATTTCATTTCATGCTCGAGTATGCTCATTTacttgcattttttaaatgactaACGGCTAGAAGAATTTGGCAAACGTGTTAGTATATGATGGCATCTGCATGCATTCAGAGTTtaataattctaattattgttgtttccTGATTTTAGTTGATACGTCGGTACTTTATGagcatatatatacattgttGGATCATTGCGGTTCCCTTTCTTTGAAGTTATAGACCCTCATCATTCAGTTTAAAGATTACCAACTTTGAAATGGTTTCTATCTTTTGGGCATCAATTTAAGCTTTGCAATTGCAACTGTGCCATAAACTTAGTATCTCTGGTTGCAGTTTTCAGTTTGAAACAGAGGCAGAAGGGGGAAAGCTTCGTCGAAACGTCCTAGTGGAAGGAAATGTTGGATCAGTGGGTGCTCCAACTGCAATTGTGTCAATGCTATCTGGTCAAGAAGAGATGTTTGCATTCCGTCGAGCTGTAAGTTTCCTGTTTCCTTGGCTTCTATATAATGGTTTTTGTATGATATGCAAAAGGTGTCTCTACTTGTGTCACTACACTAAGAATACTAGTAGTCTAGTACGAAGCAGGCATATTCCATGGAACCAACAGGTTATGTTCGTGTTTGGTTTTTTCTcttagtattaaatttatgcgttgaataaaattttaaatatgttgctatatattttCTGTGCTCTAGATTTGGTtgcttttgttattgaaatatGTCGTTTTCACACATTGATAATATTCTTGTGGTGATTCTTAGGGTTGATATTATCTATCCTTGTGATGATTTTTAGGTTGCTATTACGAGAAATTGCATTCATTTTTAAGGTTGATTTTGGGAGGCTTGTGAGGTAGAATGCTAATTTACATTTAGAACTGTGGACGGAGAGTCATCTTAACTCTCTATTAATACTAGTTAAGATTAGAAATTTCAGCTATGTAATTCTGGTCATAAAAGGTGCAtttctaatttgtttgaattagaTGTTTAATTCCCGAACTATGAAATGGCAAGTGTGTCTATTTAAGTTTCTAATAGGCCcttagattttaaatattttatttaatagatCGAACTTTCTATTAAATCTTTCAATTGTCTTTGACATactaaagttttaaaaaaaatcaattaatttactaagtgtaaacttgaattttgtcTAACCAAACccataactttcaatttttatttagtagattcgtgattttaaaaaatattgaatggACCCAGGACTTATTAGCACAATTGAAACTTTAGGACATGCCACAAAGGGtctattcaacatttttaagtttagaGACTAATAgattcaaaaacaaagactaaacttgtaattttaccttctaatttttaataaaaccgcaatattttgtttatcttcCTCCTTTTACAATGAACGGAAAACAAATGCACTGtcctattgtttttttttcttctctttttttttaagcaaCAATGAGAAAAAACGCACTGTCCTTTTATGTTTTCTCAGACAATTTGTTTTTAGCTTTTATAGTAACAGTGGTCTTCTTCATCCTAATCCTTTGACTTGGAACTCCAGAAGGATGTTTACTCTGTATACCTTCTAATTATTACCATTGTTTTCTCCATGTTAATCAGTCGATTTAATTGTGATGTAACATCTATCGTTTTCAACTCTATGAGctttccaaaattatatatataacaagatCAAGGGTCAAGAGTCCAGGCCGAAACTTTTAAAAGCTGAAACCAATACCATAGTTCACATTGTTGACAGATGTTTTGatagttttaactttgatatattatatataaagtaaaaaaaagaagggaagtATTTTGTTGGATATATTGTTGTGTCATTTAGAGTTATCTGTGTGTGTAGGTTTCTCGATTGATTGAGATGCAGACACCCTTATACTTGGAGGGAGTGCGAAACGTTCATCCATATTTCCAAAGACGAGAACAAGAATCATCAGTTGATCCTCCAGCCCCCAGGTTTGAGTTCCATCAATTAACTTGATTTTATAAGGTACTCTCCTCCATTGTTCAAATTCTCTCTAATCTCTCATGTGGGGATAAAATAAGGGAAATAGATAGAGATAGGGATAGGGATGGGGATAGAGTACTCTCCATCCAgattgcaatatatatatatatatatatatatatatatatttaatttctattccATTGCTTCTGAGGCCTGTTATAAAAATCACTTTAActaatataattgaaatgagAGTAACTTAATAAAGCTTTAATAATCCTCTCATTGCCTTATTCCCTTCTCTTCCTACCCATCAATAATGTTATATCTTTTCACCCTAACTTGGTAAAGTTCCTTCTTGTTTGATCTCTATAATGTCACTCCCACATGCACATAGTAATACTTTGTGATTGCTCTTTGTTTAGAATACATGATACATATTATTAGGAGGGATGCGACAACAAGTCATTTGTCAATagtgtttatatttgaaaaattatagtaaattgtgcaaaataaattaaaaatatagcaataaaatatttgcaaaaatagtaaaggCTAACTAGTCAactagtaatttttttaaaaatgttggcCATTAAGTGACTGAtagcttatatatatatatcaatgataacccttgttcaaattgaaaactatCAAAGATGATAGCTATTGGCGAAGGAGGCTATCACTGATAGCTTTTAATTTGGGGAAATTGAGAAGAAACCTTTGGAATAATAGTTTAACATGggatttttagtatttttgtgCTATACATGCAATTATTTTATCCttatgctatatatatatatattttacttaaatATCATTTATGCAACTTGAATATCATTTATGCAACTTGTCCTTTATATTATCAAACTCAATGTTAGAGTTGATTCTCACACATCACATATCgtccaaatatatatgtgtgtgagtCATTTTTGCATCTTCCTTTGTGGAATAGATTATGACCATTGATTTTCATATTAGCTTGTGAACATATCTTACAAGTTTCCATGGTTGGTAGTTTTGGTATAACTATCAAAGACTGCATTTTTCGATTATTAAGATGCGGTGAATTACatttacaaaagaattttaaatggACAAGTCCTCCAAATGTCTAAATGTTATTAGTTTATTAGAGAAGTAGTGTCAGAAGActtttgaataatattaaCAATGTAGAAGCATGGACTTGGCATCTTATACCCATATCACATTGTGACTTGTCCACGTGCCTTACAGTTCAATTGTTAGGAAGGactttatttcaaaagaaaaataaattgtgagACTTATCGAATAGAAGCGAAAATGAGGTAAAGTAAAATACAAGGGAAATTGttgaaataataagaaaaaaagtagtaggtaatggatttttgttttgtagtgattttgtatgaattataaatagtttttttcttttttaaaatacccaAAATACAATCCATTTTCCCCAacgttttctttctctttgcttttgtctaagaagaaaaataccatTTTCTCCTTTACTTTGGACTTcattctattttagttttaattaaaactctTTAATAATTTGGGTTTGTAGTCTTAAgtttaatctttcaaaatcaattcttattgaaattgattaaataataaataaaaaattgttgttgttaatACCATTTTGTCCTGTACTTTGAACTCCattctttaataattttagtcCGTcgtaattttaaatatattttttgaaaattaaattgattagcaacaaaattttaataatttaatcgaaatattttaaattaaaaggactaaaatgaaataagtttccattaaactattttaatcaTCTAACATTGTTGGGTTGTAGGAATGGTGCTTTAGTTGTTGAATTAGGCATGTGTTAGCcactatatttattatatatatatatatatatatatatgcacgAAACCCTTTTAttcaacacaaaaaaattataaagaaaaagaaaaggtctttttttttgtccctTTTCTTTTAGGGATAACTTAATCTAACTATGTTGTGTTAGTGTGAATGAAGTGGATTTTGTAAGTAATAAAAGTTAACATTTAGTTTGTCACATACTCTCTACATTGTGTTTGCTACACTCTTCCCTCCCTTGCTTCCTTGCACTTCTCTGATTGCTCCTAACCAATGACCCTGTTTGTGCATTGGACCTATTCATCGTTCATCATTgtttttagaaacattttaatCGTTTATCATGAGTGCACGACGATTTTCTTTACTTCTAGTgtctagaaagaaaaaggtgaaaaaGAGTGCAAGGATTTGAAGGAAGAAGACGAACAAGAGAGACAACGAAAGTAGCCTCAAGAACTTAGGTGGTGTGTGATCAAAGCAAACAAGAATTagtattcattattttttaaaaaactagtttttatAGTAACAATTGTAGGAGAAGAGCTTCTCACTCGTATGATGAAAAATCATGTCAATTATCACTAAGCTAGATGTTAGTACTATTTAAATTGGATTATCACATCAAAAAATCCAAATAACAaaccataattttcaaaccaaaccaTCAAATTGTAAgttataattaactaaaagagATTCCACCcaattgtttatgttttacaaTACAAAGCTTGGTATGGGCTATAGTGTACATaaaccatcaagaaaaaaatagaaattttataCGGATAACTTGGTTTTTAGGTCTAAAATGTCAATTAACctagatttttttaagaaaaataaaatcaaatgacttttttttgttgatgttCATTGACGAGTAAAGTTACAAATTTgtccatattttttcttcgGCTTGATTTCCTTCCTCTTCTCTGGGGAATTTTCACTCTTCCACCCAACAACCGAGTATGGCCTCCGTTCCTAATTGAAATTGGCAACCCTCCTTTGTTCCATTCATCAACAAgagtaaaagaaaggaagataTTGTGTTTGTTAATAGATCATCACCAAGAACGAGAGCGAGATAGGCTTTTTCACTTGCACGAGTTTACTTTGGTATTTTCACTCGTTTAAGGGATAATTGgcctgtttttttttttttattcggATAGTTTGGCATTTTAAACCCAATTTTTAGGGGCAATTTtctaccaaaataataataacattaagaAGAATCGGAATCGGAATCTTTccaaaaggagagagagagagaggaaaaaaggaacagaaagagaaaagaaagtaagagagaaggaaagggTTCCCAGGGGATCGGAGGCAAAGGGAGGGAGATTCGTCTCTCtcactttctctcttctcGCTCTTCATCCTTCTCTCATATAAACCCACATTCCCTCTCTCTTTTCCAACTCAAATTTGCTGCTGCATTAACTCCTCTCATTCCCGTTTCCCTACTGTTTGATCGTCCAAAATCTTCCCACCACTAtggttttgttcttcaattagAATCTctccttccttcttctttgattCTGAATCATGACCGTGATGGGTCAGAAAGGAACTCAAGTTTTAGCCTATAAACGAGATGGGTTCTTCTCAGTCTTCGATTTGGGCTCCCAATGGAGTATCCAGGAAGGCCACTTCCATCCCGGAGGCTTATTTGCCAGTGTCGGTCAGATGGGTATCGGGTTCGGCATCTCACCCAATTCCTCAAATTCGGATGACGCCAATTCTCTTTACACCAATTTGTGTATGAAATATGTGCCTTCTGCTGAGGCTGTTAATGTTGAGGAAACTTTTGtcaataagaagaagaagaataagggTGGTTTTCAATTGAGAATTAAGGTTGAAAATCCCTCACTGAGGAGGTTGATAAGTGGTGCAATTGCTGGGACAGTGTCAAACACTTGCGTGGCGCCATTGGAGACCATTAGAACTCATTTGATGGTGGGTAACGGTGGCCACTCTGTCACTGAGGTGTTCAATGATATTATGAAGAATGATGGGTGGAAGGGATTGTTTAGGGGGAATTTGGTTAATGTTATTCGGGTTGCACCCAGCAAAGCGATTGAGGTATTTGAAACTCCATTTCTTGTTGTTTTAATGGGTTGGTCttgaatattctttttttttttttagttgataCTCCATTGCACTTGATAACTTGGATAGAAATTGAATATCTCTGCTTGCTTTTGATGGCCTTCCTGTTGGGTAATTGCTTATTAGAATGGTTCTATGGagtttgttaaatttaatCCTTCTATACATTCTTGATATTCTCCTCCATATGTCGGTtgaatatttgtaattttcaagACCTGGTTTATAACTATTGATATGAATTGGAGGAGGAAGTTGTTGAAGGAATTCAAACTTAGGACCATCTGTTTAATTCTATAAGCTGTGGATCCTAAAGCCTATGGCGTTAAGatgtgataaatttataagtttatgTTTTCTCTACAATTCCCTTCTTTGTGTTCTTTAACTAATTGACCCGGTAGTAATTAAATAGTTATGGTTCTGTTTTGAGTTGGTCAAGGTTCGTCCTAATTATCATTCTTGCACTTTGCTGGAATCCATTAGATGATATAATTTCTAGAATATTGAACTCATGGATTTCCTTCTTGAACAATTTGTTATGGTTCAAAGCCTGTTTTGTCTTTGAAACTcatcaatgaaaaattttccattttccctAATAGTTTTATGAGTTGTGAGAATATAATCTATGTAGCTTTCTAGCTGTCATCAACTTAAAGGTGTTAGAGGTGTTTGGGTTACTGAGTTGAGTTTTGAAGAGTTAGAAAGTCTATATAATGTTGTTTAGTTTGGAGTTAGAAAACAttagagggagagggagagtaaACGGGAAAGATAAAGTTCCTCAATAAAGGTATGAACTTCAATCGTGAACattgttgaagttgagttaTTTAACACCGAAAATACTTTGAGTTTACTAACTTTTCCCTATCAAATCCATTTCCAGATTGTAAGAGGAAGGACTTGACTTCATCTTCAATGAAActacttttcatatttatttcaatgCTTACCGATTCATCTGCTGTTCTTTCTGCAGCTTTTTGCTTTTGATACAGTCAACAAGAACCTATCGCCTGGGCCAGGCGAGGAACCAAAAATTCCAATCCCTCCTTCATTGGTTGCTGGAGCCTGTGCTGGAGTGAGTGCAACCCTCTGTACATACCCCCTTGAGTTACTCAAAACCCGATTAACCATACAGGTAGCTGGAAAGTTTTAGTGAACAGAAACAACATTATTTGTTCTTCAAACAACATCACTGAATCTCAAACTCTTGCTAACTCTTGCAGAGAGGTGTTTACGATGGTCTATTAGATGCTTTCATTAAGATCCTTCAAGAGAAGGGACCTGCAGAATTCTACAGAGGACTTGCTCCCAGTTTGATTGGAATTATTCCATATTCTGCCACCAATTACTTTGCTTACGATACATTGCGAAAAGCCTACCGGAAGATcttcaaacaagaaaaaataggCAACATTCAAACCCTTTTAATAGGATCAGCTGCTGGTGCCATTTCGAGCTGCGCAACATTCCCACTGGAGGTAGCTCGCAAGCAGATGCAAGTCGGGGCTCTAAGTGGAAGACAAGTTTACAAGAACGTTATCCATGCGCTTGTAAGTATACTTGAAAGGGAAGGCATTCAAGGCTTATATAGAGGGCTTGGCCCCAGCTGCATCAAGCTAGTGCCTAATGCGGGCATTTCATTCATGTGTTATGAAGCTTGCAAGAGGATACTTGTAgacaaagatgatgaaaattaGAATGTAATTTTCACATCAAACTGTTTGCAGTTGAGAAGAACACCAAATCCCATCTTGGATTGTAACAGTAAAGTAATATTCTATTGGTTATGTTTGATCTGCATGATTCTTGAACGTTATAGCTAAGGAGCAGATTTCAGCTTGGCATGtctaaattttgtatcttcCTAATGctgagaaagagaagaatttGTTTGATGATCTAAGAGAAGTTTTAGAATGATTTgcatcaatttctttttataaacaatgtaaaagatatggtaaaagtatatattactAAATGTGTACTGTCATTTATTCTTATGATTGAAGTTGCTTCTAAGATCATCTTTcataataatgattttaaacTGATCCGGACACTCAttgatacaaaaaaaaaaacaaaaacctgACATGTGCATGAATTCTATAATCAaaccatttgaatgaattCTAATAACCAAATTTGGAATTTAAccatatatgtatgtatgggCGAAATGGGCAGAGACATTAGATAGAAAGCACTTGAACATGAACggttattaaattataatttcactGTCATAACAATTCTGAAACATCAAAAAATTCAGTGTCTGTTCTTACAAATTCTCctgatatataaataattccTTTAtctattttcattaaacaaaTGGAACTTCACAATACTGcacaatataatattataacatTACCAATACAACTTCAAGACACCTACAAATTCTGGTGTAAAGACCTGTGAGAGAATCTGAAAAACCTCATatcatttctcattttcttcaaatttgtgGTTCCTTCCTGAGGGCTCTTTTAGTTTTCTCCATGCCTTGATTTCTTTCTTGTCATATTCACAGGAAAATCACCACTTCGCGAGAACAAAACTATGATGCAACTGTCTAGCAATTGATACCACATTGACCATTGGCAGCCTTCGTCGAGGCCGAGGTAAATGGATCGATTCGCACCCAAAGCAAGGAGAAAATGGAAGCAAGGAGAATGGACCAGACAATGACGATGGTTGGTGTACGATTTTGCCTTCCCAGTAAACCCTTTAGGAAAGGATATAAATGGACAATAACCCACAATGCAAAGAACAGCTTACCAAAAAGAGGACCCCAAGATTGGTAACCACTGTTAATGGCATACGACACACCGGCCACTATACCGACCATATTCATAATAAGGACAGTGGTGGGAGGGATGAGGAGAGAAGTCCATTTGAACACATAAAGCTCTGCAAAATCCCCATCCTCATCGCTGGCCTTTGACGTGACAGTGAAGTTGGTATCGATTCCAGCAAGAACCTTTAAGAGACCCTGGAAGACGGCAAACAGATGAGCTGAAGTACCACCAATGACCCAAAATTGTTCATTCCTCCACCAGTCTTCAATGCTAACCCCACTCCATCTGAGTTCAAGAATACCCGTTGCAAAAATGGAAACGAAAAGGAGAATGAACCACATACTGGCAAAGTTGCTTATCTGCAAATTAAGAGATGAAAACATGTTATTTACAAACGGAAATGAACATATAGTGTATTATTATATTCAGATTGAATATACGATGTCTTCAGATTAGAAAATGGAATGGTTATATCATCATAAGTTATAGAAACAGGATGTCAATTAACGTTAATGTTAAcacataatatcaaaatatgaGGAGGAATCCCACATTTagataaaaaagacaaatgaCTTATCATGGACACATAATTCATCAGGCTTCAATTTCACAAGGAAGAAACTATCAAATTACCTCGGGAATGATAAACTTTCCAGTCAAAAGACAGAACGCCGGAAGCATACAGTAAGCAATAAGAGGAATTGAGGTGATAGGGTAGACGATGGTATTGATGTATGCTATTCTCTCCAAAAGCTTTAACCTTCCATTGTAGCCATACCAGATAGGACAATGCCTGCTAAGCAAGATTT of the Cucumis sativus cultivar 9930 chromosome 3, Cucumber_9930_V3, whole genome shotgun sequence genome contains:
- the LOC101206196 gene encoding adenine nucleotide transporter BT1, chloroplastic/mitochondrial gives rise to the protein MTVMGQKGTQVLAYKRDGFFSVFDLGSQWSIQEGHFHPGGLFASVGQMGIGFGISPNSSNSDDANSLYTNLCMKYVPSAEAVNVEETFVNKKKKNKGGFQLRIKVENPSLRRLISGAIAGTVSNTCVAPLETIRTHLMVGNGGHSVTEVFNDIMKNDGWKGLFRGNLVNVIRVAPSKAIELFAFDTVNKNLSPGPGEEPKIPIPPSLVAGACAGVSATLCTYPLELLKTRLTIQRGVYDGLLDAFIKILQEKGPAEFYRGLAPSLIGIIPYSATNYFAYDTLRKAYRKIFKQEKIGNIQTLLIGSAAGAISSCATFPLEVARKQMQVGALSGRQVYKNVIHALVSILEREGIQGLYRGLGPSCIKLVPNAGISFMCYEACKRILVDKDDEN